In one Shewanella loihica PV-4 genomic region, the following are encoded:
- the rluB gene encoding 23S rRNA pseudouridine(2605) synthase RluB has product MSEKLQKVLARAGHGSRREMEAWIAAGRVSIDGEIAKLGDRIEADAKVRIDGRTVSIKSEDDLVCRVIAYHKPEGEICSRKDPEGRPTVFDRLPKTRDSRWVAVGRLDINTSGLLLFTSDGELANRLMHPSHEVEREYAVRTFGEVTDACIQRLRSGVTLEDGPAHFDKIKPAGGEGMNKWWHVSLAEGRNREVRRLWESQEVQVSRLIRIRYGMIDLPKSLPRGGWVELPIEQVNYLRKLAGMDEETRTLLGTDKHSVARAKVKSAKIRRAVRKHKTTAGKTPRQRS; this is encoded by the coding sequence ATGAGTGAAAAATTGCAGAAAGTCTTGGCCCGTGCAGGCCATGGCTCCCGTCGTGAGATGGAGGCATGGATTGCTGCAGGTCGAGTTAGTATAGACGGTGAAATTGCCAAACTTGGTGATCGTATCGAGGCCGATGCCAAGGTGCGTATCGATGGTCGTACGGTATCTATTAAGTCGGAAGACGACTTGGTGTGCCGTGTGATCGCCTATCACAAGCCTGAAGGGGAGATCTGCAGCCGCAAAGATCCCGAAGGGCGCCCGACGGTATTCGACCGTCTGCCTAAGACCCGAGATTCTCGCTGGGTTGCGGTAGGTCGTCTGGATATCAACACCTCAGGCTTGTTGCTGTTTACCTCTGACGGTGAGCTGGCCAACCGCCTGATGCACCCGTCTCATGAGGTGGAGCGTGAATACGCCGTGCGCACCTTTGGAGAGGTGACCGATGCCTGCATTCAGCGTCTGCGCAGCGGCGTAACCTTGGAAGATGGCCCGGCGCATTTCGATAAGATAAAGCCAGCCGGTGGCGAGGGCATGAATAAATGGTGGCATGTGTCGCTGGCCGAAGGCCGTAACCGTGAGGTTCGCCGCCTGTGGGAATCACAGGAAGTGCAGGTGAGCCGCCTGATCCGTATTCGCTACGGCATGATAGATCTGCCTAAATCCCTGCCTCGAGGTGGTTGGGTCGAGCTGCCAATTGAGCAGGTGAACTATCTGCGTAAGCTGGCCGGCATGGATGAGGAGACGCGCACCCTGCTGGGTACAGACAAACACAGTGTGGCCCGCGCCAAGGTGAAAAGCGCCAAGATCCGCCGCGCCGTGCGTAAGCACAAGACCACAGCGGGTAAAACGCCGCGTCAACGCAGCTAA
- the scpB gene encoding SMC-Scp complex subunit ScpB has protein sequence MQINPDQLKQLIEASLFVMARTVSIKHLNESVLANFSVSRAKVKAAIEELQQDYQGRGIELVKVAGGYRFQSIETLSPYLQPLWQEKAPRYSRATLETLAVIAYRQPVTRADIEFVRGVAVGSHIIKSLSDRHWIKIIGHKEVPGRPALYATTNEFLAYFGLDRIADLPPLSDAESLAALFGQTQAVDSTPDNTAPQTDEESTNE, from the coding sequence CTGCAAATAAATCCGGATCAGCTCAAACAGCTGATTGAAGCCAGTCTGTTTGTGATGGCTAGGACTGTCTCTATCAAGCACCTAAATGAGAGTGTGCTGGCCAACTTTAGCGTCTCCCGCGCCAAAGTGAAGGCGGCCATTGAGGAGTTGCAGCAGGATTATCAGGGGCGCGGCATAGAGTTAGTCAAGGTGGCGGGCGGATATCGTTTTCAGTCCATCGAGACCTTGAGCCCTTATTTGCAGCCTCTGTGGCAGGAGAAGGCGCCGCGCTATTCGCGAGCGACGCTGGAAACGCTGGCGGTGATCGCCTATCGTCAGCCGGTTACTCGTGCCGATATTGAGTTTGTTCGTGGTGTGGCGGTGGGAAGCCACATCATAAAGAGTCTATCCGATAGACATTGGATTAAGATAATCGGTCATAAAGAGGTACCGGGCAGGCCCGCGCTCTATGCGACCACAAATGAATTTTTAGCCTATTTTGGCTTGGACAGGATAGCGGACCTTCCTCCCTTATCCGATGCCGAGTCACTAGCGGCGCTGTTTGGACAAACCCAGGCGGTCGACTCGACCCCTGACAACACAGCGCCTCAAACCGATGAAGAGTCTACTAATGAGTGA
- a CDS encoding segregation and condensation protein A produces the protein MQGTQQSLPLAVVRGEPVKELPADLFIPPEALEVFLESFEGPLDLLLYLIRKQKLDVVEMAIAPVTDQYLEYIELLQGARVELAADYLVMAATLAEIKSRLLLPRPELAEEDEADPRAQLIRQLKAYEVIKDAQQRLDALPRLERDVFQAKVLPAPDIKPVLVPPSVSLVELAGAFAAVLKRVEATEHHHVQREHLSTRERMTQILAMLEGKSYVPFEQLFDVSEGRAGVVVSFLALMELVKELLVDLIQAQPLSTIHVRAY, from the coding sequence ATGCAGGGGACTCAGCAAAGTTTACCTTTGGCCGTGGTCAGGGGCGAGCCCGTTAAGGAGCTGCCGGCGGATCTCTTTATTCCGCCCGAGGCGCTAGAGGTGTTTCTCGAGTCTTTCGAAGGCCCGCTGGATCTGCTGCTCTATCTGATCCGTAAGCAGAAACTGGATGTGGTCGAGATGGCCATTGCGCCGGTGACGGATCAATATCTTGAGTATATCGAGCTGTTGCAGGGGGCCAGGGTGGAACTAGCCGCCGACTATCTGGTGATGGCCGCCACCCTGGCCGAGATCAAGTCGCGCCTCTTGCTGCCAAGACCCGAACTTGCAGAGGAAGATGAGGCCGATCCCCGTGCCCAGCTGATCAGACAGCTTAAGGCCTACGAGGTGATTAAAGACGCGCAGCAAAGGCTAGATGCCTTGCCGCGACTCGAGCGAGATGTGTTTCAGGCTAAGGTGTTGCCGGCGCCTGATATCAAGCCTGTGTTAGTGCCGCCGTCTGTTTCTCTAGTGGAGTTGGCCGGTGCCTTTGCCGCCGTGTTAAAGCGGGTCGAGGCCACAGAGCATCACCATGTGCAGCGTGAGCATCTGTCGACACGGGAACGCATGACGCAAATATTGGCTATGCTAGAAGGCAAGTCCTATGTGCCTTTTGAGCAGCTATTTGATGTTTCTGAGGGGCGAGCTGGCGTGGTGGTGAGCTTTCTTGCGCTGATGGAGCTGGTGAAAGAGCTTTTGGTCGATCTGATCCAGGCGCAGCCGCTGTCGACCATACATGTTAGGGCCTATTGA
- a CDS encoding L-threonylcarbamoyladenylate synthase has translation MSQFFYVHEENPQVRLINQAVNVIKQGGVVVYPTDSGYALGCLLGEKDAMTRIVRIRQIENDHNFSLMVRDQSELATYARVDNQAYRVLKHNTPGPFTFIFKATKEVPKRLQNPKKKTIGIRVPDNVIALALLEALDAPLMSTSLILPGEEFTESDPEHIRDILEHQVDVIIHGGYLGEKPTTVIDLSEGDIEILREGAGDVSQFG, from the coding sequence ATGAGTCAATTTTTTTATGTACATGAGGAAAATCCTCAGGTTCGTCTGATTAATCAGGCGGTCAATGTGATCAAGCAGGGCGGAGTCGTGGTCTATCCCACAGACTCTGGCTATGCCCTAGGTTGTCTGCTGGGTGAGAAAGATGCGATGACCCGCATAGTGCGTATTCGTCAGATTGAGAACGACCATAACTTCTCGCTGATGGTGCGTGATCAGTCTGAGCTGGCAACCTATGCCAGGGTGGATAACCAGGCTTACCGCGTGCTTAAGCACAACACCCCTGGTCCTTTTACCTTCATCTTCAAGGCCACCAAAGAGGTGCCTAAGCGCCTACAGAACCCGAAGAAGAAGACTATTGGTATTCGCGTGCCAGACAATGTGATTGCCCTGGCGCTGCTTGAGGCGCTCGATGCACCGCTGATGTCTACCAGTCTTATCCTGCCGGGTGAAGAGTTTACCGAGTCAGATCCCGAGCATATCCGTGACATCCTCGAGCATCAGGTAGACGTGATTATTCATGGCGGTTATCTGGGTGAGAAACCGACTACGGTTATCGATCTCTCAGAGGGCGATATCGAGATCTTACGTGAAGGTGCAGGTGATGTTAGCCAGTTTGGCTAA
- the rnm gene encoding RNase RNM, with protein sequence MTDETRLIDLHSHTTASDGQLTPSELVARALDNGVQMLAITDHDTLAGLKEAHSFNDSQAEPLTLINGCEISTRWNNFDIHIVALNIDPEHQGLDTFLTQQRALREARAMEIGVRLEKAGISGAYEGAKALAEGAALSRGHYARWLADNGYATNAAAVFKKYLARGKTGYVPNNWSDMETAIAIIHEAGGVAVLAHPSGYKLSAKWLKRLVREFKAAGGDAMEVVLGQQTLDDRNNLIALSRLNELHASLGSDFHFPGSWLELGRNMFQPQGVDWVWQMDNWMGNP encoded by the coding sequence ATGACAGATGAAACGCGTTTAATCGATCTTCACAGCCACACCACGGCATCCGACGGCCAGTTAACCCCGTCAGAATTAGTGGCCCGTGCCCTGGATAATGGGGTGCAGATGCTGGCCATTACCGATCACGATACCTTAGCCGGTCTTAAGGAAGCCCACAGCTTCAACGACAGTCAAGCAGAGCCTCTAACTCTGATTAACGGCTGCGAGATCTCTACCCGCTGGAATAACTTCGATATTCATATCGTCGCCTTGAATATTGACCCTGAACATCAGGGGCTGGATACCTTCCTGACCCAGCAGAGGGCCTTGCGTGAGGCGCGGGCGATGGAGATAGGCGTGCGCCTGGAGAAGGCGGGCATCAGCGGCGCCTATGAAGGGGCTAAGGCGTTAGCCGAAGGTGCTGCGCTGAGTCGTGGCCATTATGCACGCTGGCTGGCGGACAACGGCTATGCTACCAATGCTGCCGCCGTGTTCAAGAAATACCTGGCCCGGGGCAAGACAGGCTATGTGCCAAACAATTGGTCTGACATGGAAACCGCTATCGCCATCATTCATGAGGCGGGCGGCGTCGCCGTGCTGGCACATCCTAGCGGCTACAAGTTGTCGGCCAAATGGTTAAAGCGTTTGGTGCGTGAATTTAAGGCCGCCGGTGGCGATGCCATGGAAGTGGTGCTGGGGCAGCAGACCCTGGACGATCGTAACAACTTAATAGCCTTGAGTCGGCTAAATGAACTGCATGCCTCGCTGGGAAGCGATTTTCATTTTCCCGGTAGCTGGCTCGAGTTAGGTAGAAATATGTTCCAACCCCAAGGTGTCGATTGGGTGTGGCAAATGGATAATTGGATGGGAAACCCATGA